The Streptomyces pratensis genomic interval GGGTGGAACTTCGCTGTCGACGACCACCTGCGCTCGCTCGCCGGCCGCACCCTGTGCCGCCCCTGCGACATCGCCTGGGAGAGCCCGGCCACCGCGGTGTGGTGGCTGGCGCTGCCCCTCGTCGTCGGGGGCGGGATCGTCGCGGCCCGGCGTGCCGGACGGTGCGCTGTGGCGCTGCTCGCGACGGCGACCGGGGTCTCCGTGGCTGTCCCGTACCTGTTCCTGGTCGAGTACGCCGCGCCCCGATTCCTGCTCCCCGCCTACGCGTTGCTCGCGCTGCCGGTCGCCGAGTACGTGGCGTACCTCTTCGCCCGTGCGAGGCGGGCGCGCCGTCCGGCGGGCTTCGCCGCGCTGACGCTGGCTCTGGCGGCTCATCTCGCGGTCCAGCTCTCCGTGCTCAGCCATGTGGTCCGCACCAGTCACACCACGAGTGCGGAATTCGCAGCGACCGCCCGTGAGCTGAACCGGCTGGGAGTACGCCCTCCGTGCGTGCTCAGTGGCGACCACGCCGTGCCGATCGCCTACTACGCGGGCTGTGCCTCACGTCAGACCGGTGGTCACGACGCGAGTATCACCGCCGAGGCCCTCCGCGCCCTCGCGCGCCACGTGCCGACAGCCGTACTCGTGGCCGAGGGTGAGGAGCCGCCCCCGGTCACCGACGGCTCGCCGGCGTGCCCCCTGCCGCCCGCCCGGGGTCCCGGGCCCCGCCGGACCCATCTTCTGCATCCCTGACGTACGGCCGGCGGGGGCGTCCGACCGTGGGAACGGCCGGGATCACGGGCGTCCCAGGTCCCCGGGCGCGTCCGGATGCGCCGCGCGCCATGCCGCCATCGAGCGGTCCCACTCGGCCTCGGAGAGGTGCTTCCGTCCGGCGAACCGGGCCGGTACACCGGCGGCATGGACACCGGCCGTAGGGGTCACGGGACGGCCGCTTCCGTCTCCTTCGCGGTGATCGGCTGGATGCGCGCGCCGACGCGAAGAAGGTGGTCCCTGTAGTCCTGCGTGTCCAGAGCGAGGGACCGGTCGAGCCGTGCGGCGTTGAAGTAGATCTCCTCGTGCTCCAGGACCCCGGGATCCACGACGAGTTCGAGATCCGGATGGAAGCTGAACGGCAGAATCGTGCCGCTGACGCTCCCGGACAACGCCTCGGCCCTGTCCGCGGACGCGAACGACACGTAACTCCCCTCCGCCAGGGCTTTCAGCCCCGGCAGGTCGACCCGGGCGTCCCCCGGGACGACTGCCAGGAAGTAGCGCTTGGTGCGCTTGCCCGTCTTGACCATGACGACAAGGCACTTGGCCCCCTGTGACACAGGGTGCCCCCGGTGCCGGCTGACCTCCTCGGTGCGCCCTTCGGGAGCATGGTCGATGACGCGGTAGCGGGCGCCGTTCTCGTCGAGCAGCGAGATGAGCCGCAGATAGGCG includes:
- a CDS encoding YbaK/EbsC family protein, producing the protein MYASVPEVPADTPADDSAYLRLISLLDENGARYRVIDHAPEGRTEEVSRHRGHPVSQGAKCLVVMVKTGKRTKRYFLAVVPGDARVDLPGLKALAEGSYVSFASADRAEALSGSVSGTILPFSFHPDLELVVDPGVLEHEEIYFNAARLDRSLALDTQDYRDHLLRVGARIQPITAKETEAAVP